In a genomic window of Allomeiothermus silvanus DSM 9946:
- a CDS encoding SIS domain-containing protein, whose protein sequence is MNADQTKMYREALQAPTVVERLLRENRSEVESLAGFLRRNPPPFALTVARGSSDHAALYGKYLLESLLGLVCSSAIPSAITVYGARLGLYKALVLAVSQSGESPDLIEVARQARRGGALTVALVNQESSPLARSCEVVLPLWAGPEEAVAATKSYLATLAALAQLVAYWRDDRELQGALSQLPEALHQAAEANWSAGLEVLSETDNTLVVGRGYAFAVANELALKLKETSALHAEALSGAELLHGPVALVEPGFPLLALLPRDKPLPGMLSLLENLRGKGAHLLVASSEADALEFAHTPMPLPVRLHPVLDSVLIAQAFYPFAAQLAVARGHNPDAPRNLSKVTRTR, encoded by the coding sequence ATGAATGCTGACCAAACCAAGATGTACCGCGAAGCCTTGCAAGCGCCCACGGTAGTGGAGCGTTTATTGCGCGAGAACCGGAGTGAGGTAGAGAGCCTGGCGGGTTTTTTGCGGCGTAACCCCCCACCCTTTGCGCTCACCGTGGCTCGAGGCAGCTCCGACCATGCCGCCCTCTATGGCAAGTACCTGCTCGAGAGCCTACTGGGGCTGGTCTGCTCGAGCGCCATCCCCTCTGCCATCACCGTATACGGGGCGAGGCTGGGGCTATACAAGGCCCTGGTGCTAGCGGTGTCGCAGTCGGGGGAGAGCCCCGATCTGATCGAAGTGGCCCGCCAGGCCCGGCGCGGGGGAGCCCTTACCGTGGCCTTGGTGAACCAAGAGTCCTCGCCGCTGGCTCGCTCGTGCGAGGTGGTGCTGCCCCTGTGGGCCGGTCCGGAGGAGGCTGTGGCCGCTACCAAAAGCTACCTGGCCACCTTAGCCGCCTTGGCCCAACTGGTGGCATACTGGCGCGACGATAGAGAACTGCAAGGCGCGCTCAGCCAACTCCCCGAGGCCTTACACCAGGCTGCTGAGGCGAACTGGAGTGCTGGGCTCGAGGTCTTGAGCGAAACCGACAACACCCTGGTGGTCGGACGGGGCTATGCTTTCGCAGTAGCCAACGAGCTAGCCCTCAAACTCAAGGAGACCAGCGCCCTCCACGCCGAAGCCCTCTCGGGGGCTGAACTCCTGCACGGCCCAGTAGCCCTGGTAGAGCCGGGATTCCCGCTATTAGCACTCTTGCCCAGGGATAAGCCCCTGCCCGGCATGCTAAGCCTCCTGGAGAACCTGCGCGGGAAGGGTGCCCACCTGCTGGTGGCCTCCTCCGAGGCGGACGCTCTGGAGTTCGCCCACACCCCCATGCCGCTGCCTGTCAGGCTGCATCCGGTCTTGGATTCGGTGCTTATCGCTCAGGCTTTTTACCCTTTTGCAGCCCAGCTGGCGGTGGCCCGGGGCCACAACCCCGACGCTCCCCGCAACCTCTCGAAGGTCACCCGGACACGCTGA
- a CDS encoding N-acetylmannosamine-6-phosphate 2-epimerase encodes MHPTVAKLQHKLIVSCQARADTPLHGPRFMAAMAEAAERGGAGGIRANGAEDIRAIRAVTQLPIIGIDKRLDPQGNVIITPDLESARRVVEAGADLVALSCAFYQRPSLPELHTLIREIQDELGVPVMADCSTLEEGLWAAEAGADLVASTLSGYTPATQGLHQGPDLELVADLARQARVPVVAEGRIWTPQEARAALEAGAYAVVVGTAITNPTEITRRFVEALL; translated from the coding sequence ATGCATCCCACGGTAGCTAAACTGCAGCACAAGCTTATCGTTTCCTGCCAGGCAAGGGCTGATACCCCCCTGCACGGCCCCCGCTTTATGGCGGCGATGGCCGAAGCCGCCGAGAGAGGCGGGGCGGGGGGGATACGGGCTAATGGGGCAGAGGACATCCGGGCCATCCGGGCCGTCACCCAACTCCCCATCATCGGTATTGACAAACGCCTGGACCCGCAGGGGAACGTGATCATCACCCCGGACCTGGAGTCTGCCCGCCGGGTCGTGGAGGCCGGGGCTGATCTGGTGGCCCTCTCCTGTGCTTTTTACCAACGACCCAGCCTTCCCGAACTACACACCCTCATCCGGGAGATTCAAGACGAGCTAGGGGTACCGGTGATGGCCGACTGCTCCACGCTCGAGGAGGGGCTGTGGGCCGCCGAAGCCGGGGCTGACCTGGTGGCGAGCACCCTTTCGGGCTACACCCCCGCCACGCAAGGGCTACACCAAGGGCCGGATTTGGAACTGGTGGCCGACCTCGCCCGGCAGGCCCGCGTTCCGGTGGTTGCGGAGGGCCGCATCTGGACCCCCCAGGAAGCCAGGGCTGCCCTCGAGGCCGGGGCGTATGCGGTGGTGGTGGGCACGGCCATCACCAACCCGACCGAGATCACCCGCCGCTTCGTAGAGGCCTTGCTATGA
- a CDS encoding BadF/BadG/BcrA/BcrD ATPase family protein produces MTLVLGIDGGQTSTRAAVADLQGRVLALAQAGPWDDLSTEEKRQRCRAVLEELLRQIGAQLPLVKGHRLPASAGTQEPIRHAALGLTGAQRGSPVVEAWMRELLPGLVSLAIHHDTQSNFRGADPYGNPGVLVIAGGGSIAWGFDVAGREAFAGGYGYLLGDVGSGYELGRQAVRAVLEASQLLGPATHLTQALLVHLGLGQPWDLRMAFYDGRLERQQVAGLLPVVARVAGEGDKVAQRILREGGAALAGLAGAVMRQLEFWDPAVYPTGGVFRVGLLREAFMQALARLAPRAVVRPPRLEPLGGALVLALERAGPIHPGQIVGLEQALPYADA; encoded by the coding sequence ATGACGCTCGTTTTAGGAATTGACGGGGGGCAAACCTCCACCCGGGCGGCGGTGGCCGACCTCCAGGGCCGGGTGTTGGCCCTAGCTCAGGCTGGGCCTTGGGATGACCTCTCCACCGAAGAAAAGCGCCAGCGCTGCCGAGCGGTGCTGGAAGAACTGCTGCGACAGATCGGAGCGCAGCTTCCCCTAGTGAAGGGCCATCGGCTCCCGGCTAGCGCCGGTACTCAGGAGCCGATCCGCCACGCCGCCTTGGGCCTGACCGGGGCACAGAGGGGCTCCCCCGTCGTCGAGGCCTGGATGCGGGAGCTCTTGCCCGGTTTGGTGAGCCTGGCCATTCACCACGACACCCAGAGTAATTTCCGGGGGGCCGACCCTTACGGCAACCCCGGGGTGTTGGTGATCGCCGGGGGCGGCTCGATCGCCTGGGGTTTCGATGTGGCGGGTCGGGAGGCCTTCGCAGGTGGCTACGGCTACCTTCTGGGCGACGTAGGAAGCGGTTATGAGCTAGGGCGGCAGGCGGTGCGGGCGGTGCTCGAGGCCTCCCAACTGCTGGGCCCGGCCACCCATCTGACCCAGGCCCTGCTGGTCCACCTCGGCCTAGGCCAGCCCTGGGATTTGCGCATGGCCTTTTACGATGGCCGCTTGGAACGCCAGCAAGTAGCAGGGTTGTTGCCGGTGGTGGCACGGGTCGCCGGGGAGGGCGATAAGGTTGCACAGCGCATCCTGAGGGAGGGGGGAGCGGCGTTGGCGGGGCTGGCGGGGGCTGTCATGCGCCAGCTCGAGTTCTGGGACCCGGCGGTGTACCCCACCGGGGGGGTCTTCCGGGTGGGTTTGCTGCGGGAGGCGTTTATGCAAGCGCTTGCTCGGCTGGCCCCTAGGGCGGTGGTGCGGCCTCCCCGGCTTGAGCCTCTGGGGGGTGCGCTGGTGCTGGCGCTCGAGCGGGCCGGGCCGATTCATCCTGGCCAGATTGTTGGCCTCGAGCAGGCCTTACCCTACGCCGATGCCTGA
- the namA gene encoding NADPH dehydrogenase NamA, producing the protein MSLLFEPLELRSVTLKNRIAMSPMCQYSCEGQDGQVNDWHLLHYPTRAVGGVGLIVVEATAVEERGRISPEDLGIWSDAHILGLRELAAKIKAHGAVAAIQLAHAGRKAGTARPWEGGKPLHAWTPVAPSALAFQEGWPIPQELDLAGLEGIQHAFQKAAWRAREAGFQVIELHMAHGYLLHSFLSPLSNRRTDKYGGSRENRMRFPLEVVEAVREIWPSELPLLVRVSATDWVEGGWTIEDTVAFAQELAKRGVDLLDCSSGGIVPGVKIPLGPGYQVPFAQKVRREAFLKTGAVGLITDPLQAEAILREGQADVVFLARALLAEPYWAYRAARTLGVGKAVWPHQYDRAFPG; encoded by the coding sequence ATGAGTCTGCTGTTCGAGCCGCTCGAGCTTCGTTCGGTCACGCTAAAAAACCGCATCGCCATGTCCCCCATGTGCCAGTACTCCTGCGAGGGGCAAGACGGGCAGGTAAACGACTGGCATCTGCTCCACTATCCCACCCGAGCCGTGGGCGGGGTCGGGCTGATCGTGGTAGAGGCCACCGCAGTGGAGGAGCGGGGTCGGATCAGCCCAGAGGATCTGGGCATCTGGTCAGACGCACACATCTTGGGGTTGCGGGAACTGGCGGCCAAAATTAAAGCCCACGGGGCGGTGGCTGCGATCCAGCTAGCCCATGCCGGGCGCAAAGCCGGAACCGCGCGCCCCTGGGAGGGCGGAAAGCCCCTCCATGCCTGGACTCCGGTGGCCCCGAGTGCGCTGGCTTTTCAGGAAGGCTGGCCAATCCCTCAGGAGTTGGATCTGGCTGGGCTCGAGGGGATACAACACGCTTTCCAGAAAGCCGCTTGGCGGGCGAGAGAGGCCGGTTTCCAGGTCATCGAACTGCACATGGCCCACGGCTACTTGCTGCATTCTTTTCTCTCGCCCCTCTCCAACCGCCGCACCGATAAGTACGGAGGGAGCCGGGAGAACCGGATGCGCTTCCCGCTGGAGGTGGTAGAGGCGGTACGCGAGATCTGGCCGAGCGAGCTTCCCCTGTTAGTGCGGGTTTCAGCCACCGACTGGGTGGAAGGCGGGTGGACCATCGAAGACACGGTGGCTTTCGCCCAAGAGTTGGCGAAGCGGGGGGTGGATTTGCTCGACTGCTCCTCGGGTGGGATCGTTCCCGGGGTGAAGATCCCGCTAGGCCCGGGGTACCAGGTGCCTTTTGCGCAGAAGGTCCGGCGCGAGGCCTTTCTCAAAACCGGGGCCGTAGGCCTCATCACCGACCCCCTGCAGGCCGAGGCCATTCTCCGCGAGGGACAGGCCGATGTGGTGTTTTTGGCTCGAGCCCTCCTGGCCGAGCCCTACTGGGCCTACCGAGCCGCGCGGACGCTCGGAGTGGGGAAGGCAGTATGGCCGCACCAGTACGACCGGGCTTTTCCCGGCTAG